From the Clavibacter phaseoli genome, one window contains:
- a CDS encoding glucose-6-phosphate isomerase: MSVRIALSGAAATAVETHVPALVEAHVASGITGLDGTLWGPDAESEATKRLGWTQAVSVSRPLVAEIEALREELRGQGVDHIVLGGMGGSSLAPEVITRTAGVELTVLDSTDPGQVLAALGDRLATTAVVISSKSGSTLETDSQKRVYEKSFREAGIDPTTRIVIVTDPGSPLDESARADGYRVFNADPDVGGRYSALTAFGLVPSGLAGADIGGLLDEAEAASAQLAVDDVSNPGLVLGAAIAGTSPLKDKLGIVSDGTHIVGFGDWVEQLIAESTGKLGTGLLPVVLPTDAPELGLGLADLQIARLVADVDAHDAAEGEIVISGTLGAQILTWEYAVAVAGRLLEINPFDQPDVEAAKVAARGLLDDRPAPEAPVVTTDGIEVRGTSEVTEGATDVSSAIDALLAQVGPTGYVAVQAFVDRLALPELERLRDAIARKVGRPVTFGWGPRFLHSTGQFHKGGTPVGVFLQITADAAEDLEIPDRPFTFGQLIQAQAAGDATVLAEHGRPVLRLNLTDPTTDARALLSTLE, from the coding sequence GTGAGCGTCCGCATCGCGCTGAGCGGCGCGGCGGCCACGGCCGTCGAGACCCACGTGCCCGCGCTCGTCGAGGCGCACGTCGCCTCCGGCATCACCGGGCTCGACGGCACCCTCTGGGGGCCGGACGCCGAGTCCGAGGCCACCAAGCGCCTCGGCTGGACGCAGGCGGTCTCCGTCTCCCGTCCCCTCGTCGCCGAGATCGAGGCGCTCCGCGAGGAGCTCCGCGGCCAGGGCGTCGACCACATCGTCCTCGGCGGCATGGGCGGATCCTCGCTCGCGCCCGAGGTCATCACCCGCACCGCGGGCGTCGAGCTCACGGTCCTCGACTCGACCGACCCGGGCCAGGTGCTCGCCGCGCTCGGCGACCGCCTCGCCACCACCGCGGTCGTCATCTCCTCGAAGTCCGGATCCACGCTCGAGACGGACAGCCAGAAGCGCGTCTACGAGAAGTCGTTCCGCGAGGCGGGCATCGACCCGACCACGCGCATCGTCATCGTGACCGACCCGGGCTCCCCGCTCGACGAGTCGGCCCGCGCCGACGGCTACCGCGTCTTCAACGCCGACCCCGATGTGGGCGGCCGCTACAGCGCGCTGACCGCGTTCGGCCTCGTGCCGTCCGGCCTCGCCGGCGCCGACATCGGCGGCCTGCTCGACGAGGCGGAGGCCGCGTCCGCGCAGCTCGCCGTCGACGACGTGTCGAACCCGGGCCTCGTGCTCGGCGCCGCGATCGCCGGCACCTCGCCGCTGAAGGACAAGCTCGGCATCGTCTCCGACGGTACGCACATCGTGGGCTTCGGCGACTGGGTCGAGCAGCTCATCGCGGAGTCCACCGGCAAGCTCGGCACGGGCCTCCTGCCCGTCGTGCTGCCCACCGACGCCCCCGAGCTGGGCCTCGGGCTCGCCGACCTTCAGATCGCGCGGCTCGTCGCCGACGTCGACGCGCACGACGCGGCCGAGGGCGAGATCGTCATCAGCGGCACGCTCGGCGCGCAGATCCTCACGTGGGAGTACGCCGTCGCCGTCGCGGGACGCCTCCTCGAGATCAACCCCTTCGACCAGCCCGACGTGGAGGCCGCCAAGGTCGCCGCGCGCGGTCTGCTCGACGACCGTCCCGCCCCCGAGGCCCCCGTCGTGACGACGGACGGCATCGAGGTGCGCGGCACGAGCGAGGTCACCGAGGGCGCGACCGACGTGTCCTCCGCGATCGACGCCCTGCTCGCGCAGGTCGGCCCCACGGGCTACGTCGCCGTGCAGGCCTTCGTCGACCGCCTCGCGCTCCCCGAGCTCGAGCGCCTCCGCGACGCCATCGCCCGCAAGGTCGGCCGTCCCGTCACGTTCGGCTGGGGCCCCCGCTTCCTCCACTCCACGGGGCAGTTCCACAAGGGCGGCACCCCCGTCGGCGTGTTCCTGCAGATCACCGCGGACGCGGCCGAGGATCTCGAGATCCCCGACCGTCCCTTCACCTTCGGGCAGCTCATCCAGGCGCAGGCCGCCGGCGACGCCACCGTGCTCGCCGAGCACGGCCGTCCCGTCCTGCGACTGAACCTGACCGACCCCACCACGGACGCCCGGGCCCTGCTCTCGACGCTCGAATGA
- the zwf gene encoding glucose-6-phosphate dehydrogenase, whose amino-acid sequence MSPVDITPEFNPLRIPSDRRLNRIAGPSSLIIFGVTGDLSRKKLMPAVYDLANRGLLPPGFALIGFARRDWEDQDFEQVVYEAVKQYSRTKFDEDVWRQLAQGIRFVQGTFDDDEAFQTLKDITEELDRERGTMGNHAFYLSIPPKSFPLVTEQLRRSGLADQKEGHWRRVVIEKPFGSDLKTARELNAVVESVFPPDSVFRIDHYLGKETVQNILALRFANQLYEPLWNANYVDHVQITMAEDIGVGGRAGYYDGIGAARDVIQNHLLQLLALTAMEEPVAFDASSLRDEKEKVLSAVRLPKDLSTATARGQYAGGWQGGEEVVGFLDEDGMDPESLTETYAAMRLDINTRRWSGVPFYLRAGKRLGRRVTEIAVVFKRAPQNLFAEDQTSALGQNALVIRVQPDEGVTIRFGSKVPGAGMQVRDVTMDFGYGHAFTEASPEAYERLILDVLLGDPPLFPRHQEVELSWKILDPIEEFWRTQGQPEQYRPGTWGPASADELLARDGRTWRRP is encoded by the coding sequence ATGTCGCCGGTGGATATCACCCCGGAATTCAATCCACTGCGGATCCCGTCGGATCGACGGCTGAACCGCATCGCGGGGCCGAGCAGCCTCATCATCTTCGGCGTGACGGGTGACCTGTCGCGCAAGAAGCTGATGCCGGCCGTCTACGACCTCGCCAACCGGGGGCTCCTGCCCCCCGGCTTCGCGCTCATCGGCTTCGCCCGGAGGGACTGGGAGGACCAGGACTTCGAGCAGGTCGTGTACGAGGCCGTCAAGCAGTACTCGCGCACCAAGTTCGACGAGGACGTCTGGCGCCAGCTGGCGCAGGGCATCCGCTTCGTGCAGGGCACCTTCGACGACGACGAGGCGTTCCAGACGCTGAAGGACATCACGGAGGAGCTCGACCGCGAGCGGGGCACGATGGGCAACCACGCGTTCTACCTGTCGATCCCGCCGAAGTCCTTCCCGCTGGTCACCGAGCAGCTCCGCCGCTCGGGCCTCGCGGACCAGAAGGAGGGCCACTGGCGCCGCGTCGTCATCGAGAAGCCCTTCGGGAGCGACCTCAAGACGGCGCGCGAGCTCAACGCCGTCGTCGAGTCGGTCTTCCCGCCGGACTCGGTGTTCCGCATCGACCACTACCTGGGCAAGGAGACGGTCCAGAACATCCTGGCGCTGCGCTTCGCGAACCAGCTCTACGAGCCCCTGTGGAACGCCAACTACGTGGACCACGTGCAGATCACCATGGCCGAGGACATCGGCGTGGGCGGCCGTGCCGGCTACTACGACGGCATCGGCGCGGCACGCGACGTGATCCAGAACCACCTCCTGCAGCTCCTCGCCCTTACGGCCATGGAGGAGCCCGTCGCCTTCGACGCGTCGAGCCTCCGGGACGAGAAGGAGAAGGTGCTGTCGGCGGTGCGCCTGCCGAAGGACCTCTCCACCGCCACGGCCCGCGGGCAGTACGCCGGCGGGTGGCAGGGCGGCGAGGAGGTCGTGGGCTTCCTCGACGAGGACGGCATGGACCCCGAGTCCCTGACCGAGACCTACGCGGCCATGCGGCTCGACATCAACACGCGCCGCTGGTCCGGCGTGCCCTTCTACCTGCGGGCGGGCAAGCGCCTCGGCCGCCGCGTGACGGAGATCGCGGTCGTGTTCAAGCGCGCGCCGCAGAACCTGTTCGCCGAGGACCAGACGTCGGCCCTCGGGCAGAACGCGCTCGTGATCCGGGTGCAGCCCGACGAGGGCGTCACCATCCGCTTCGGCTCCAAGGTGCCGGGCGCGGGGATGCAGGTGCGCGACGTCACCATGGACTTCGGCTACGGCCACGCCTTCACGGAGGCGAGCCCGGAGGCGTACGAGCGGCTCATCCTCGATGTGCTGCTCGGCGACCCGCCGCTCTTCCCCCGCCACCAGGAGGTCGAGCTGAGCTGGAAGATCCTGGACCCCATCGAAGAATTCTGGCGCACGCAGGGCCAGCCCGAGCAGTACCGTCCGGGCACCTGGGGGCCGGCCTCGGCCGACGAGCTCCTCGCCCGCGACGGACGGACCTGGAGGCGGCCATGA
- the tal gene encoding transaldolase codes for MTDTTSPTAQLSAAGVSIWLDDLSRERIDAKGIEKVIADRDVVGITTNPTIFASALAKGEAYDAQVRELAADGADVDRAVFEITTRDVGEAARIFRPVYDRTARFDGRVSIEVSPDFANDTQATIDEAHKLWDKIAEPNVMIKIPATREGLEAITEVIGAGISVNVTLIFSLERYREVINAYLTGLEKAKAAGIDLSTIHSVASFFVSRVDTEIDKRLDAVGTDEATALKSKAGVANAQLAYQAFEQSFASERAQGLLGAGANKQRPLWASTGVKSPDLPDTLYVTQLVAADVVNTMPEKTLDATFDHGVIEGDTITGSYDAANEVLNRVDALGISYKEVTELLEKEGVEKFKVSWSELIETVTNALDGAK; via the coding sequence ATGACCGACACCACATCCCCCACCGCGCAGCTCTCCGCCGCGGGCGTCAGCATCTGGCTCGACGACCTGTCCCGCGAGCGCATCGATGCCAAGGGCATCGAGAAGGTGATCGCCGACCGCGACGTCGTCGGCATCACGACGAACCCCACCATCTTCGCGTCGGCCCTCGCCAAGGGAGAGGCGTACGACGCCCAGGTCCGCGAGCTCGCGGCTGACGGCGCCGACGTCGACCGCGCGGTCTTCGAGATCACCACCCGCGACGTCGGCGAGGCCGCGCGCATCTTCCGCCCGGTATACGACCGCACCGCCCGCTTCGACGGCCGCGTCTCCATCGAGGTCTCCCCCGACTTCGCCAACGACACCCAGGCGACCATCGACGAGGCCCACAAGCTGTGGGACAAGATCGCCGAGCCGAACGTCATGATCAAGATCCCCGCGACCCGCGAGGGCCTCGAGGCGATCACCGAGGTCATCGGCGCCGGCATCAGCGTCAACGTCACCCTGATCTTCTCGCTCGAGCGCTACCGCGAGGTCATCAACGCGTACCTCACCGGCCTCGAGAAGGCCAAGGCGGCAGGCATCGACCTGTCGACCATCCACTCGGTCGCCTCCTTCTTCGTGTCGCGCGTCGACACCGAGATCGACAAGCGCCTCGACGCCGTCGGCACCGACGAGGCCACGGCGCTGAAGAGCAAGGCCGGCGTCGCCAACGCGCAGCTCGCCTACCAGGCCTTCGAGCAGTCCTTCGCGTCCGAGCGGGCCCAGGGCCTCCTCGGCGCCGGCGCCAACAAGCAGCGCCCCCTCTGGGCATCGACGGGCGTCAAGAGCCCCGACCTGCCCGACACGCTCTACGTCACGCAGCTCGTCGCCGCGGACGTCGTCAACACGATGCCGGAGAAGACGCTCGACGCGACCTTCGACCACGGCGTCATCGAGGGCGACACGATCACGGGCTCCTACGACGCCGCGAACGAGGTCCTCAACCGGGTCGACGCGCTCGGCATCTCCTACAAGGAGGTCACGGAGCTCCTCGAGAAGGAGGGCGTGGAGAAGTTCAAGGTGTCGTGGAGCGAGCTCATCGAGACCGTCACGAACGCCCTGGACGGCGCCAAGTGA